One genomic segment of Flavobacteriaceae bacterium includes these proteins:
- a CDS encoding tyrosine-type recombinase/integrase — protein MKQYKEYLEKENYSTTTIKSYSNQIDKFITWCKKNDTSAEVIEYENCMKYLKHLQRKYTNKRTVNHALGIVKNYLNYLVSECYRTDNPIETTTIKGVKKVVNHNLLEADELEDLYYSYQTENITDPYHRLTAKRNKMIVGLMVYQGLNTTELIHLEIEDLQLYKGKIYIKSGAKSNSRTLELKSWQVIQFLEYIKEVREEIIDKKHIVSERVFIPNNKRLGNTIYHILKKLKKTNNKVNSSNQIRASVITHWLKQYNLRQVQVMAGHRYISSTERYLQDDLESLHEVVNNFHPIQ, from the coding sequence ATGAAACAGTATAAAGAATATTTAGAGAAAGAAAATTACAGTACAACAACCATTAAAAGCTACTCAAATCAGATTGATAAATTTATCACTTGGTGCAAGAAAAATGATACATCTGCAGAAGTTATTGAGTATGAAAACTGCATGAAATATCTAAAACATTTACAAAGAAAATACACCAATAAAAGAACTGTAAATCATGCCTTAGGCATTGTAAAAAATTACTTGAATTATTTAGTAAGTGAATGTTATAGAACAGACAATCCTATAGAAACAACCACAATCAAAGGAGTTAAAAAAGTAGTGAATCACAATTTATTAGAAGCCGACGAATTAGAAGATTTGTATTATTCATATCAAACAGAAAACATCACCGATCCTTACCACAGATTAACAGCAAAAAGAAATAAAATGATTGTTGGATTGATGGTTTATCAAGGATTAAACACAACAGAACTTATACATTTAGAAATCGAAGATTTACAACTTTACAAAGGAAAGATTTATATAAAAAGTGGCGCAAAAAGTAACAGCAGAACTTTAGAATTAAAATCGTGGCAAGTCATCCAATTTTTAGAATATATAAAAGAAGTCCGAGAAGAAATCATTGATAAAAAACACATTGTTAGCGAAAGAGTTTTTATACCAAACAACAAACGATTAGGAAATACAATCTATCACATTTTAAAGAAGTTAAAGAAGACAAACAACAAAGTAAATAGTTCAAATCAAATACGAGCTTCTGTGATTACCCATTGGTTAAAACAATACAATCTAAGACAAGTGCAAGTCATGGCAGGACATCGTTATATATCTTCTACAGAACGGTATCTACAGGATGATTTAGAATCTTTACACGAAGTTGTAAATAACTTTCATCCCATACAATAA
- a CDS encoding IS1 family transposase, producing MNCTNCDSSNSIKKGLRNNRQRFYCKDCKNYFQEKYIYNAYKSDTNDFIISLLKESCSVRGISRILKISKDTVQSRMLKISRKIRAPYFNKFGCKFEVDEMRSYIGNKSNVTCLTYALERETKSIISFYVGRKSKETIRPLIDKVLLLQPNRIYTDRLNIYPSLIPKEIHK from the coding sequence ATGAATTGTACAAATTGTGATTCTTCTAATTCTATAAAGAAGGGATTACGAAACAATAGGCAACGTTTTTACTGTAAAGACTGTAAGAATTACTTTCAAGAAAAGTATATTTATAATGCATATAAATCAGATACAAATGATTTTATTATAAGCTTACTTAAAGAAAGCTGTAGTGTTAGAGGAATTTCAAGAATATTGAAAATTTCTAAAGATACTGTTCAATCTAGAATGTTAAAAATCAGTAGAAAGATTAGAGCCCCATATTTTAATAAGTTTGGGTGTAAATTTGAAGTAGATGAGATGAGGAGTTATATAGGAAACAAAAGTAATGTTACTTGTCTTACTTATGCTTTAGAAAGAGAAACCAAAAGTATCATTTCCTTCTATGTTGGGAGGAAATCAAAGGAAACAATAAGACCTTTGATTGATAAAGTTCTCCTACTCCAACCAAATAGAATTTATACAGATCGATTAAATATTTATCCGAGCTTAATTCCGAAAGAAATTCATAAATGA
- a CDS encoding IS1595 family transposase — translation MNLLHFIEQFPDEFSCKSHMKLARSKEGVICKKCQSKKHYWLKSKWMWQCSYCGFRTTLRSGTMMENSNLPIRTWYLAMAFMTFSKKGISAAELQRQLNHTRYTTIWSLMHRIRSAMGKRDNLYDLEDMIEFDQAYFTVATKESDRQKLKIGRGSQKQSNVAVMAESVPLEDLKTGKQSKQCRYFKMKVLDTHKKEEVNTLIDSNFDDTCIVFSDKSTSYVDIGDYVEVHITEKSNKETTITTLKSVHIAISNAKRTLLGIYHKIKGKYLQNYLDEFCYKLNRRYFAERLFDRLVVAVTHQY, via the coding sequence ATGAATTTACTACATTTTATTGAACAATTTCCAGATGAGTTTTCCTGTAAATCACATATGAAGTTGGCTCGTTCAAAAGAAGGAGTCATTTGCAAAAAATGTCAATCAAAAAAGCACTATTGGTTAAAGTCTAAATGGATGTGGCAATGTTCTTATTGTGGTTTTAGAACTACTCTACGCAGCGGTACTATGATGGAGAACTCCAATTTACCTATTCGTACTTGGTATCTCGCTATGGCATTTATGACTTTTAGTAAAAAAGGTATTTCTGCTGCCGAATTACAACGTCAGCTCAACCATACACGTTATACCACTATATGGTCTCTTATGCACAGAATACGTTCGGCTATGGGAAAACGAGATAATTTATACGACCTTGAAGATATGATTGAGTTTGATCAAGCTTACTTTACTGTGGCAACAAAAGAATCCGACAGACAAAAGCTTAAAATAGGCAGAGGCAGTCAAAAACAATCTAACGTAGCGGTAATGGCAGAGTCTGTACCTTTAGAAGATTTAAAGACTGGGAAACAATCCAAACAATGTCGTTATTTTAAAATGAAAGTTTTGGATACTCATAAAAAAGAAGAAGTCAACACGCTTATTGATAGTAATTTTGATGATACATGCATTGTTTTTAGCGACAAAAGCACGTCTTATGTAGACATAGGTGATTATGTGGAAGTACACATTACTGAAAAATCAAATAAAGAAACCACTATTACCACACTAAAATCGGTGCATATAGCCATAAGTAATGCAAAACGCACTCTGTTAGGTATTTACCATAAAATTAAAGGAAAATATTTGCAGAATTATCTTGACGAGTTCTGCTATAAACTCAACAGACGCTATTTCGCTGAAAGACTATTTGATAGACTGGTAGTAGCTGTCACTCATCAATACTAG
- a CDS encoding heme A synthase has product MKDRFPFIVKAALISLYLIFIAGAIVRMTGSGMGCPDWPKCFGYLIPPTSEEQITWTANKTYKKGAIIVKDKALYVAEKNLTTTTEFNPKNWALYTKHNYAKFNKFHTWTEYINRLVSVVTGFVFLFLIVGAVKFWKENKQITILSFIAFILLLFEAWLGKTVVDTHLTPTIITIHMVVGLIIVGLVLKILFIVSEKGKTYPYHSLFNKLLIVSVIFSLIQIALGTQVRQFIDEQVKLYGFENKQYSLLNPDFKFYFHRSFTIAIIGVNLGLFYLNQVKSLGYELINWILLLLFLETITGVLMYYADFPIGTQAVHLLSGALLFGVQFYLWLQSRKIQMK; this is encoded by the coding sequence ATGAAAGACCGCTTTCCTTTCATTGTAAAAGCTGCATTAATCAGTTTATATTTAATTTTTATAGCCGGTGCTATTGTACGAATGACCGGTTCCGGAATGGGGTGTCCGGACTGGCCTAAATGTTTTGGTTATTTGATTCCGCCTACATCGGAAGAGCAAATCACCTGGACAGCCAATAAGACATATAAAAAAGGAGCCATTATAGTTAAAGATAAAGCCTTATACGTTGCAGAAAAAAACCTTACCACTACCACGGAATTTAATCCAAAGAACTGGGCCCTTTATACCAAACACAACTATGCCAAATTCAACAAATTTCATACCTGGACAGAATATATAAATCGTTTGGTAAGTGTAGTAACCGGGTTCGTATTCTTATTTTTAATTGTGGGTGCGGTTAAGTTTTGGAAAGAGAATAAGCAAATTACCATTTTGTCATTTATTGCTTTTATTTTATTGCTTTTTGAAGCTTGGTTGGGCAAAACAGTAGTAGATACCCATCTTACGCCAACCATTATTACCATTCATATGGTGGTTGGATTGATCATTGTTGGCCTTGTTTTAAAAATCCTTTTTATTGTATCTGAAAAAGGAAAAACATATCCATATCATTCGCTATTCAATAAGTTGCTGATTGTTTCTGTTATATTCTCGCTGATTCAAATTGCATTAGGAACCCAGGTAAGGCAATTTATAGATGAACAAGTAAAATTATATGGTTTTGAGAATAAGCAATATAGTTTGTTAAATCCCGACTTTAAATTCTATTTCCATCGTTCTTTTACAATTGCTATCATAGGGGTAAATTTAGGGTTGTTTTATTTAAATCAGGTAAAAAGTTTAGGTTATGAATTAATTAACTGGATACTTCTTTTATTATTTCTGGAAACGATTACAGGTGTTTTAATGTACTACGCAGATTTTCCAATAGGAACACAGGCAGTTCATTTGTTATCCGGGGCATTATTGTTTGGAGTACAATTCTATTTGTGGTTGCAAAGCAGGAAAATACAAATGAAATAA
- a CDS encoding peptidoglycan DD-metalloendopeptidase family protein, with protein sequence MADTKKKKRKLKRKLTDKYRLVVLNENTFEERFSLKLSRLNVFVMGGIFSVMLVICTIILIAFTPLKEYIPGYASTDLKRKTAQLIFKSDSLQNKLDVLENYFNGIRSVFTGEVQGEENIDSLQHLLKRTPTNENLLNATKDDSIFREEVERKDRFPLLDKTENKAGVVFFAPITGSLSQSFDVNSKHFAVDIVTKTGTPVKAVADGTVIFSEWTAETGYVIIVKHSSEYVSVYKHNGSLLKQQGDLVKSGEVIASVGSSGKLTTGPHLHFELWSGGYAVNPLNYIDFN encoded by the coding sequence GTGGCCGACACTAAAAAAAAGAAAAGAAAACTAAAGAGAAAACTAACGGATAAATACAGGTTAGTCGTCTTAAATGAGAATACTTTTGAAGAGCGTTTTTCTTTAAAACTGTCCAGATTAAACGTTTTTGTAATGGGCGGGATTTTTTCCGTAATGTTAGTTATATGCACCATTATTCTTATTGCATTTACCCCGCTTAAAGAATATATACCGGGGTATGCGTCTACGGATTTAAAAAGAAAAACCGCACAATTAATTTTCAAGTCAGATTCTTTACAAAATAAGTTGGACGTCTTAGAGAATTATTTTAATGGTATCCGCTCTGTTTTTACCGGAGAGGTGCAAGGAGAAGAAAATATAGACTCTCTGCAGCATTTGCTCAAAAGAACGCCGACAAATGAAAATCTGTTAAATGCAACAAAAGATGATTCCATATTCAGAGAAGAAGTAGAACGTAAAGACAGATTTCCTCTTTTGGATAAAACAGAAAACAAAGCCGGTGTTGTATTTTTTGCACCGATAACAGGAAGTCTGTCACAATCTTTTGATGTAAACAGCAAGCATTTTGCGGTAGACATTGTTACAAAAACAGGAACTCCGGTAAAAGCTGTTGCAGACGGAACCGTTATTTTTTCAGAATGGACGGCAGAAACAGGTTATGTTATTATTGTAAAGCATAGCAGCGAATATGTTTCTGTTTACAAACACAATGGCAGCTTACTAAAACAGCAAGGAGATTTGGTAAAATCCGGAGAAGTAATTGCCAGTGTGGGATCTTCGGGAAAATTAACAACAGGACCCCACCTGCACTTCGAGTTGTGGAGTGGTGGATATGCTGTAAACCCATTAAATTATATAGATTTCAACTAA
- a CDS encoding YicC family protein, giving the protein MTGYGKSVLQLPNKKVIVEIRSLNSKILDLSVRIPFFYKEKELSVRKKLATNLVRGKIDFSIYVEMTGDETSTTINEGVVLEYMRQLKNIVQIDNSGDIELMKMAVGMPDVLKTEREELDEEEWNKIDQHIDIAIKENTQYRIDEAASLEQDFKKYIVRIEEHLKTIGSLDSERILHVKQKLRKALKELTLEIDENRFEQELIYYLERLDINEEKARLANHLDYFLKGLEDKESNGKKLGFIVQEIGREINTIGSKANFASIQKSVIQMKNELEKIKEQILNVL; this is encoded by the coding sequence ATGACAGGGTATGGTAAATCCGTACTTCAATTACCCAATAAAAAAGTAATCGTAGAAATAAGATCTTTAAACAGTAAGATATTAGATTTGAGTGTCAGAATTCCTTTTTTCTACAAAGAAAAAGAGTTATCGGTTCGAAAAAAATTAGCAACAAATTTGGTACGAGGTAAAATAGATTTTTCTATTTATGTGGAAATGACCGGAGATGAAACCTCTACTACAATAAATGAAGGTGTAGTTCTGGAATATATGAGACAATTGAAGAATATCGTTCAAATAGATAATTCGGGTGATATTGAATTGATGAAAATGGCTGTTGGTATGCCTGATGTACTAAAAACAGAAAGAGAAGAACTGGATGAAGAAGAATGGAACAAAATAGATCAACATATAGACATTGCAATTAAAGAAAATACTCAATACCGAATCGATGAAGCCGCTTCATTAGAACAAGACTTTAAGAAATATATTGTTCGTATTGAAGAGCACTTAAAAACGATAGGGAGTCTGGATAGCGAAAGAATTCTTCATGTAAAACAAAAGTTAAGAAAAGCATTAAAAGAGCTAACATTAGAAATAGATGAAAATCGTTTTGAACAGGAGCTTATATACTATTTGGAAAGGTTAGATATTAATGAAGAAAAAGCGCGATTAGCAAATCATCTGGACTACTTTTTGAAAGGATTGGAAGACAAAGAATCCAATGGTAAAAAATTAGGATTTATTGTTCAGGAAATCGGGAGAGAAATCAATACCATAGGTTCTAAGGCCAATTTTGCGTCTATTCAAAAATCCGTGATACAGATGAAAAACGAATTGGAAAAAATAAAAGAGCAAATTTTAAATGTACTATAA
- a CDS encoding helix-turn-helix domain-containing protein, which translates to MNSNLTDFIQNLKHYRTQKQLTQKQLATHLRIGLGNIARYERGEVVPKLDVAIALAQKLEVSLDILCGLYKQNDTELNELLQKAQNLPTEDRTLLKAIIKKFV; encoded by the coding sequence ATGAACTCAAATCTTACTGATTTTATCCAAAATCTAAAGCATTATAGAACTCAAAAACAGCTCACTCAAAAGCAATTGGCTACTCATTTAAGGATAGGGCTAGGTAATATTGCACGTTATGAAAGAGGAGAAGTAGTACCAAAGCTTGATGTAGCGATTGCATTGGCTCAAAAATTAGAGGTAAGCCTAGACATTCTTTGCGGACTTTACAAGCAAAATGATACCGAACTCAATGAGCTTTTACAAAAAGCACAGAACTTACCCACAGAGGATAGAACCCTGCTAAAAGCCATTATTAAAAAGTTTGTATAA
- a CDS encoding tyrosine-type recombinase/integrase has product MKKLKLYNESYKIFVTNYKEWLDILGYAESTVYYLPNHLQEFFYYLEQNHIRNISYITTQTVKDYYNYLQQRVNERRSGGLSKSYLNKHQQALKKFREYLQNHNHKGINIHLKSERNPTEEKTNILTQSEIKALFNATKYSHQYDHYRLRDKVILVIFYSCGLRRNEAVHLDISDIFFDKERILIRKGKNYKERFVPINRKNAEILEDYMYESRDLFNPKNTESLFVSKQGKRMGGMSLANRLQKIVQASNNKEIVEKRITLHTLRHSIATHLLQQEVKLESIKTFLGHSSLESTQIYVHLLKMIKDETV; this is encoded by the coding sequence ATGAAAAAATTAAAGCTATACAATGAGAGTTATAAAATATTTGTTACCAATTATAAAGAGTGGTTAGATATCTTAGGCTATGCAGAAAGTACAGTCTATTACTTGCCAAATCATCTACAAGAATTTTTCTATTACCTAGAACAAAATCATATTAGAAATATTAGTTACATCACAACCCAAACTGTAAAAGATTATTACAATTATTTACAGCAAAGAGTTAATGAAAGAAGAAGCGGAGGATTGAGTAAAAGCTATCTAAACAAACACCAACAAGCCTTAAAGAAGTTTAGAGAATATCTACAAAATCACAATCATAAAGGAATTAATATACATCTAAAATCAGAGAGAAACCCCACAGAAGAAAAGACAAATATATTAACGCAATCAGAAATCAAGGCATTATTCAATGCTACTAAGTATAGCCACCAGTACGACCATTATCGGTTAAGAGATAAAGTAATTCTTGTGATATTTTACAGTTGTGGATTACGTCGAAATGAAGCTGTTCATTTAGATATTAGCGATATTTTTTTTGATAAAGAAAGAATACTAATAAGAAAAGGAAAGAATTATAAAGAACGTTTTGTACCCATCAATCGAAAGAATGCAGAAATACTGGAAGACTATATGTATGAATCCAGAGATTTATTTAACCCAAAGAACACCGAAAGCTTATTTGTCAGTAAGCAAGGCAAAAGAATGGGCGGAATGAGTTTAGCGAACCGGTTACAGAAGATTGTACAAGCAAGTAATAACAAAGAGATTGTAGAAAAAAGAATTACACTTCACACATTAAGACATAGCATTGCAACCCATTTATTACAACAAGAAGTAAAACTAGAAAGCATCAAAACCTTTTTAGGCCACAGTTCTTTAGAATCCACACAGATTTATGTTCATTTATTAAAAATGATAAAAGATGAAACAGTATAA
- a CDS encoding nicotinate-nucleotide adenylyltransferase — protein sequence MKIGLYFGTFNPIHVGHLIIANHLLEYSDLDEIWMVITPHNPHKKKTSLLKDHHRLTLVYLATEDYHSMRPSNIEFKLPEPNYTINTLAHISEKYPTHHFCLIMGEDNLKNFHRWKNYETILEHYHIYVYPRISEGTTETPFDNHPKIHKVDAPIIEISSTLIRNGIKAKKNVRPMLPKEVWQYIDEMNFYRK from the coding sequence ATGAAAATTGGATTGTATTTTGGAACATTTAATCCCATTCACGTCGGGCATTTAATTATAGCCAACCATCTATTGGAATATTCCGATTTAGATGAAATTTGGATGGTGATAACACCTCATAATCCACACAAGAAAAAAACCTCTCTACTAAAAGATCATCATCGTTTGACACTGGTATATTTAGCTACGGAAGATTACCATTCAATGAGACCTTCTAACATAGAATTTAAGTTACCAGAACCCAATTATACCATTAATACCCTGGCACATATATCAGAAAAATACCCAACCCATCATTTTTGTTTGATCATGGGAGAGGATAATCTAAAGAATTTTCATAGGTGGAAAAACTATGAAACTATTTTAGAACATTACCATATATATGTTTATCCCAGAATTTCAGAAGGAACCACCGAAACACCATTTGATAACCATCCAAAGATTCATAAAGTGGATGCCCCTATCATAGAAATTTCTTCTACATTAATCAGAAATGGTATTAAAGCAAAAAAAAATGTACGACCTATGTTGCCTAAAGAAGTTTGGCAATACATAGACGAAATGAATTTTTATAGAAAATAG
- a CDS encoding T9SS type A sorting domain-containing protein, giving the protein MRILDEFNNDGGVLSDWSLQICSTPTLSLDENDLESDVKILNLGNDLFEVVITSDILFEDLDLNVYNMLGQNLLWKTLKKESGSYRYKLNMSHASSGIYLIRIGNNSSGISKRIVVE; this is encoded by the coding sequence TTGAGAATTTTAGATGAATTTAATAATGATGGAGGTGTATTATCAGATTGGTCATTGCAAATTTGTTCTACCCCTACTTTGTCTTTAGATGAAAATGATTTAGAGAGTGATGTTAAAATTTTGAATTTAGGAAATGACCTATTTGAGGTTGTAATAACTTCTGACATCTTATTCGAAGATCTAGATTTGAATGTATACAACATGTTGGGTCAAAACCTACTATGGAAAACGCTGAAGAAAGAATCGGGTAGTTATAGATACAAACTAAATATGTCGCATGCTTCTTCAGGAATTTACTTAATCAGGATTGGGAACAATTCTTCCGGAATCAGTAAGAGGATTGTTGTAGAATAA
- a CDS encoding guanylate kinase: MSEFKGKLFVFSAPSGSGKTTIVRHLLNQKRFELTFSISATSRRPRRKEVNGTDYYFMTKETFLKKIKNHEFLEWEEVYRDNFYGTLKSEIENIWTQKKHVIFDIDVAGGLRIKKKFPEQTLAVFIKPPDINELIKRLKARGEESDEKINMRVAKASIEMATAPQFDHIIKNDDLETALKEAEKLVANFLKKS; encoded by the coding sequence ATGAGTGAATTTAAAGGAAAGCTTTTTGTTTTCTCAGCTCCTTCAGGATCAGGAAAAACCACTATAGTTCGTCATTTGTTAAATCAAAAAAGATTTGAACTGACTTTTTCTATTTCCGCTACTTCCAGAAGGCCAAGAAGGAAAGAAGTGAATGGAACGGATTACTATTTTATGACAAAAGAAACATTTTTGAAAAAAATTAAGAACCATGAGTTTTTAGAATGGGAAGAGGTATATCGCGACAACTTTTACGGTACTCTGAAAAGTGAAATAGAAAACATCTGGACACAAAAAAAACATGTAATTTTTGATATAGATGTAGCGGGAGGGCTGCGAATAAAAAAGAAATTTCCGGAGCAAACCTTAGCCGTTTTTATTAAACCTCCGGATATTAATGAATTAATTAAAAGGTTAAAAGCAAGAGGCGAAGAGAGCGACGAAAAAATCAATATGAGAGTAGCCAAAGCATCAATAGAAATGGCCACAGCACCACAGTTTGACCATATTATTAAAAATGACGATTTGGAAACGGCCTTAAAAGAAGCCGAAAAATTAGTTGCTAATTTTCTAAAAAAATCATGA